A genomic segment from Bradyrhizobium diazoefficiens USDA 110 encodes:
- a CDS encoding decarboxylase, with protein MPKDAKPAQQRIDQFFSGPGGRADNWRDLVDAAKAWSRGGDRAKYDAALADLFVTEEFHGYPGLQLMAALREAATTGDAATSLALATRLTQALTTRSFRQHAGDWNTNDEGNGETPDLVPQMFGPHAARRPYFETLIVTGLTSGSWPALANEWRKLRRPVDQFVYEPVIVGSLEDAFCATILNPNLAAVVINEGFALRSRHDAPVLRPLTSSAGLKDESDASALRLAHIIKHVRPELDLYLMSNRNVEEMAGNPEADVVRRIFYSVEELLELHLSILEGVQDRYDTPFFDNLKKYAQRPIGTFHALPIARGKSVFKSDWIRDMGEFYGLNLFLAESSATTGGLDSLLEPTGNIKKAQDKAARALGADRVFFVTNGTSTSNKMAVQALIGPGDIAIVDRNCHKSHHYGMVLAGAQPLYVEAFPMTEYSMYGAVPLKTIKQALLSARADGRLDRVKLLDLTNCTFDGHIYNTRRVMEECLAIKPDLIFLWDEAWFGFARFSPFLRRRTAMGAASEIEAWMRDPRSVAAYETQQAELGKSPSDQVLLKTRLIPDPRQIRLRVYQTNSTHKSMSAIRQGSMLAVKDVEFHTVEQQFKEAVFTHASTSPNQQLIASLDVSRRQMELEGYGLVANAIEIALAIRQAVNTNPLISKYFRILGADAMVPAQYRQSGFTDYLAAGTNWASALKSLDDDEFCLDPTRMTLVCGTAGFDGTQFKGILANDYNIQVNKTSRNSVLLQSNINNTRSDVAHLVRVLAEIAGEVDRGLTQGGANAKRAFEARVKSLMTDVPDLPNFSHFHQSFRGDAGAKTNEGDIRSGFYAAYDAAGCEFIRLADPEIDRRLKAGPDLVSASFVIPYPPGFPIMVPGQVITQETIDFMRKLDVKEIHGYDAKEGLKLVRAEALAKIGRPKPGAQPKLKAAS; from the coding sequence ATGCCCAAGGACGCCAAGCCTGCGCAGCAGCGCATCGATCAGTTCTTCTCCGGGCCCGGCGGACGGGCGGACAATTGGCGCGATCTGGTCGACGCGGCCAAAGCATGGTCCCGCGGCGGAGACCGTGCGAAGTATGACGCTGCGCTGGCCGATCTCTTCGTGACGGAGGAATTTCACGGCTATCCTGGCCTGCAGCTCATGGCAGCCTTGCGGGAGGCAGCCACGACTGGCGATGCGGCAACTTCGCTGGCGCTCGCCACGCGGTTGACGCAGGCCCTGACGACGAGATCCTTCCGTCAGCATGCGGGCGACTGGAATACGAATGACGAAGGCAACGGCGAGACGCCCGATCTGGTGCCGCAGATGTTCGGTCCGCACGCGGCGCGCCGTCCCTATTTCGAGACGCTGATCGTCACCGGCCTCACGTCCGGCAGTTGGCCCGCACTCGCCAACGAATGGCGCAAGCTTCGGCGTCCGGTTGATCAGTTTGTCTACGAGCCGGTTATCGTCGGCAGCCTCGAGGACGCCTTCTGCGCCACGATCCTGAACCCGAACCTCGCAGCCGTCGTCATCAACGAAGGCTTCGCGCTACGCTCACGTCACGACGCGCCCGTGCTCCGCCCCCTGACTTCGTCGGCGGGATTGAAGGACGAGTCCGACGCTTCGGCGCTGCGGCTCGCCCATATCATCAAGCACGTCCGCCCCGAGCTTGACCTCTATCTGATGTCCAATCGCAACGTGGAGGAGATGGCCGGAAATCCCGAGGCCGATGTCGTCCGCCGGATCTTCTATTCGGTCGAGGAACTGCTTGAGCTGCATCTCTCGATCCTTGAAGGCGTGCAGGATCGCTACGACACGCCGTTCTTCGACAATCTGAAGAAATATGCGCAGCGTCCGATCGGAACGTTCCATGCGCTGCCGATCGCGCGCGGCAAATCGGTCTTCAAGTCGGACTGGATCCGCGACATGGGCGAGTTCTACGGCCTGAACCTGTTCCTGGCCGAAAGTAGCGCAACCACCGGCGGCCTGGACAGCCTGTTGGAGCCGACCGGCAACATCAAGAAGGCGCAGGACAAGGCCGCGCGCGCGCTTGGCGCCGATCGCGTATTCTTCGTGACCAATGGCACCTCGACGTCGAACAAGATGGCGGTGCAGGCGCTGATCGGGCCGGGCGATATCGCCATCGTCGATCGCAATTGCCACAAATCGCATCACTACGGGATGGTGCTGGCCGGCGCGCAGCCGCTCTATGTCGAAGCCTTCCCTATGACGGAATATTCGATGTACGGCGCCGTGCCGCTGAAGACCATCAAGCAGGCTTTGTTGAGCGCTAGGGCCGACGGCCGGCTCGACCGCGTCAAGCTGCTGGATCTGACCAACTGCACTTTCGACGGCCACATCTACAATACCCGCCGGGTGATGGAGGAGTGCCTTGCCATCAAGCCCGACCTGATCTTCCTGTGGGACGAGGCCTGGTTCGGCTTCGCGCGCTTCTCGCCGTTCCTGCGACGGCGCACCGCGATGGGCGCCGCTAGCGAGATCGAAGCCTGGATGCGCGATCCGAGATCGGTCGCGGCCTACGAGACGCAGCAGGCCGAGCTCGGCAAGAGTCCTTCGGACCAGGTGCTGCTCAAGACCCGGCTGATCCCCGATCCACGTCAGATTCGCCTTCGCGTGTACCAGACCAATTCGACCCACAAGTCGATGTCGGCGATCCGGCAGGGCTCGATGCTGGCGGTCAAGGACGTCGAATTCCACACGGTCGAGCAGCAGTTCAAGGAAGCCGTGTTCACGCACGCCTCCACCAGTCCGAACCAGCAGCTGATCGCGAGCCTGGATGTCTCGCGGCGCCAGATGGAGCTGGAGGGTTACGGTCTCGTGGCCAATGCGATCGAGATCGCGCTGGCCATCCGACAGGCAGTCAACACCAATCCGCTGATCTCGAAATATTTCCGTATCCTCGGTGCCGACGCCATGGTGCCGGCGCAATATCGCCAAAGCGGGTTCACCGATTATCTGGCGGCCGGCACGAACTGGGCGAGTGCCCTTAAGAGCCTGGACGACGACGAGTTTTGCCTCGATCCAACCCGCATGACGCTGGTGTGCGGCACAGCCGGCTTCGACGGCACGCAGTTCAAGGGCATCCTCGCGAACGACTACAACATCCAGGTCAACAAGACCTCGCGCAATTCGGTGCTGCTCCAGTCCAACATCAACAACACGCGCAGCGACGTGGCACATCTCGTCAGGGTGCTGGCGGAGATCGCCGGCGAGGTCGACCGTGGCCTGACCCAGGGCGGAGCCAATGCGAAGAGGGCCTTCGAGGCGCGGGTCAAGAGCTTGATGACCGACGTGCCCGACTTGCCGAACTTCTCGCACTTCCACCAGAGCTTCCGCGGCGACGCCGGCGCCAAGACCAACGAAGGCGATATCCGCAGCGGCTTCTACGCGGCCTATGACGCGGCTGGTTGCGAATTCATTCGCCTCGCCGACCCCGAGATCGACCGGCGCCTGAAGGCCGGTCCCGACCTCGTCTCAGCCAGTTTCGTGATCCCGTATCCGCCGGGCTTCCCGATCATGGTGCCGGGACAGGTCATCACCCAGGAAACCATCGACTTCATGCGGAAGCTCGATGTGAAGGAGATCCATGGCTACGACGCCAAGGAAGGCCTGAAGCTCGTGCGGGCCGAGGCCTTGGCGAAGATCGGCAGGCCCAAACCCGGCGCGCAGCCGAAGCTGAAGGCCGCCTCATAA
- a CDS encoding TrkA C-terminal domain-containing protein, translated as MLTWLEQFLIRYPELALFLVIAAGYWIGSFKIGAFSLGPVTGALFAGLVVGDFAHVPVSSMTKSFLFLLFLFGVGYSVGPQFVQAMKRDGLKPVLLAVVVCLTGLAAAIAVGRILGLDPGFAAGLMSGSLSQSAAMGTATDAVNGLAVPEAQRALYISHIAVADAVCYIFGYAGVIMWCTVVAPALLKIDLRDEALKLERSLGMSRAKPGLASAWRKFELRAYRLDEHSPLIGSTVAAAEARPEHRLFIHRIRRGERVLQAEPGTILAPGDVITISAPRQIIVELIGSRAEEVEDRELLDIPLISADVFLINAKLAGMNLQEASQQDWTHGLYLRSLSRGGQELPIAPGVVLQRGDLLRIVGPEPVVENAAKNIGVIVAPSNSIDFVVLGLAIFFGGVVGVLVSFPVGSIKIALSTSVGTLLAGLLVGHLRTLDPRFGRIPDGAISLMTSLGLAAFVGLTGIHAGPIFLSALRDSGISLLLGGMVVTLLPQIVGFCFGHFVLRMNPILLLGGLTGA; from the coding sequence ATGCTGACTTGGCTGGAACAGTTTCTCATCCGCTATCCGGAGCTCGCGCTGTTCCTGGTGATCGCCGCGGGCTACTGGATCGGAAGCTTCAAGATCGGCGCCTTCAGTCTGGGCCCGGTCACAGGCGCGTTGTTCGCTGGCCTCGTGGTCGGCGACTTCGCGCATGTGCCTGTTTCCAGCATGACCAAATCCTTCCTGTTTCTGCTGTTTCTGTTCGGCGTCGGCTATTCCGTCGGTCCGCAATTCGTGCAGGCGATGAAGCGCGACGGGCTGAAGCCGGTGCTGCTCGCCGTCGTCGTGTGCCTCACCGGCCTTGCGGCCGCAATCGCCGTGGGCAGGATACTCGGGCTCGATCCCGGCTTTGCGGCAGGGCTGATGTCGGGGTCGCTCAGCCAAAGCGCGGCGATGGGGACGGCGACCGACGCGGTCAACGGCCTCGCCGTGCCCGAGGCGCAGCGCGCCCTCTATATCTCGCACATCGCGGTAGCCGATGCGGTCTGCTACATCTTTGGCTATGCAGGCGTGATCATGTGGTGCACGGTGGTCGCACCGGCACTCCTGAAGATCGACCTGCGGGACGAGGCGCTCAAGCTCGAGCGGTCGCTGGGGATGAGCCGCGCCAAGCCCGGTCTGGCATCCGCGTGGCGAAAGTTCGAGCTGCGCGCCTATCGCCTCGACGAGCACTCTCCCCTCATCGGATCGACAGTTGCGGCCGCCGAGGCTCGCCCGGAGCATCGCCTGTTCATCCATCGGATCCGCCGTGGAGAACGCGTACTCCAAGCGGAGCCCGGCACCATCCTCGCGCCCGGCGACGTCATCACGATATCGGCGCCGCGCCAGATCATCGTGGAGCTGATCGGCTCCCGCGCCGAGGAGGTCGAAGACAGGGAACTGCTCGACATTCCCTTGATCTCCGCTGACGTGTTCCTGATCAACGCCAAGCTCGCGGGCATGAACCTGCAAGAGGCCTCGCAGCAGGACTGGACACACGGCCTCTATCTGCGCTCGTTGAGCCGGGGCGGCCAGGAACTTCCGATTGCTCCCGGCGTCGTCCTCCAGCGTGGCGACCTGCTGCGCATCGTCGGCCCCGAACCGGTTGTCGAGAACGCGGCGAAGAATATCGGCGTCATCGTTGCGCCCAGCAACAGCATCGATTTCGTGGTGCTGGGGCTTGCGATCTTCTTCGGCGGCGTTGTTGGCGTTCTCGTGAGCTTTCCCGTCGGCAGCATCAAGATCGCACTGAGCACGAGCGTCGGGACGCTGCTTGCCGGGCTTCTGGTCGGTCACCTCCGCACGCTCGATCCGCGCTTCGGACGAATCCCGGACGGCGCCATCAGCCTGATGACGTCGCTCGGACTGGCCGCGTTCGTCGGGCTCACCGGGATCCATGCCGGGCCGATCTTCCTCTCCGCCCTGCGAGACTCCGGCATCAGCCTGCTGCTCGGCGGCATGGTGGTGACCCTGCTGCCACAGATCGTCGGATTCTGCTTCGGTCATTTTGTCTTGCGCATGAATCCAATCCTTCTGCTCGGCGGTTTGACCGGGGCGTAG
- the aspT gene encoding aspartate-alanine antiporter has protein sequence MIDWFFHTLKSYPEIAIFLSLALGYYFGSFTYKGLGLGAVTATLIAAVIIGQIGITITGPLKPFFFLMFLFAIGYGVGPQFVRGIAQDGVPQAIFAAVVCVFCLLAPYVAAKIAGYDVGSAAGLYAGSQTISASMGLATDAINRLGLSPEETKKILDGMPVAYAVTYIFGTVGSAIVLALLGPALLGIDLEAACKRYEEEYGGKKQLGGPGTAWHQFDVRAFRVRERGPAVGKTVQEAEALIPDQRVFILRLRQEGKIVDATSDAVIHAGDVVAVAGRRDVLVQLIGEQAEEVDDRELLAMPIEGVDVYVTSKDVDSKTLEQLAKAPAARGVFLRKITRGAIAVEIPILPNTKLNRGDIVTIVGRTPDVAAATKMLGRPDRATDMADVAFIGAAIAIGALVGAIVYKIGSVPLTLSTSGGALISGLFFGWLRSVRPTFGRIPSPTVWFMNSVGLNVFIAIVGISSGPGFVAGLKALGFGLFLWGVVATTAPLILAMYVGKYVFRFHDAIVLGCCSGARTTTASLGMVNDRAKSQIPGLGYTVTYAVGNTLLTIWGMVLVMLMT, from the coding sequence ATGATTGACTGGTTCTTTCATACGCTCAAAAGCTATCCGGAAATCGCGATCTTCCTGTCCTTGGCCTTGGGCTACTATTTCGGCTCCTTCACCTACAAGGGCCTGGGACTGGGGGCCGTCACCGCGACGCTGATTGCCGCTGTTATCATCGGCCAGATCGGGATCACGATTACAGGCCCGCTCAAGCCGTTCTTCTTCCTGATGTTCCTGTTTGCCATCGGCTACGGAGTCGGGCCGCAATTCGTGCGCGGCATCGCGCAGGACGGCGTTCCTCAGGCGATCTTCGCCGCCGTCGTGTGCGTGTTCTGCCTTCTCGCCCCGTATGTCGCGGCGAAGATTGCCGGTTACGATGTCGGTTCGGCCGCGGGACTTTATGCCGGCTCCCAGACGATTTCGGCGTCCATGGGTCTCGCCACCGACGCCATCAACCGGCTCGGGCTGTCGCCGGAAGAGACGAAGAAAATCCTCGACGGGATGCCCGTCGCCTACGCCGTCACCTATATCTTCGGCACCGTCGGATCCGCGATCGTTCTCGCTCTGCTTGGCCCGGCCCTGCTCGGCATCGATCTCGAGGCGGCGTGCAAAAGATATGAGGAGGAGTACGGCGGCAAGAAGCAGTTGGGCGGCCCAGGCACCGCGTGGCACCAGTTCGACGTCCGTGCATTTCGCGTTCGCGAGCGCGGGCCGGCGGTGGGGAAGACGGTGCAGGAGGCCGAAGCGCTGATCCCGGATCAACGGGTGTTCATCCTGCGGCTGCGACAGGAGGGGAAGATCGTCGATGCCACCTCCGATGCCGTGATTCACGCCGGCGACGTCGTGGCGGTGGCAGGCCGGCGCGACGTGCTGGTCCAGCTCATCGGCGAACAGGCGGAGGAAGTCGACGATCGCGAGCTGCTCGCGATGCCGATCGAAGGCGTCGATGTCTACGTGACCAGCAAGGACGTCGACAGCAAGACGCTCGAGCAGCTGGCGAAGGCCCCGGCGGCGCGCGGCGTGTTCCTGCGCAAGATCACGAGGGGCGCGATCGCGGTCGAGATCCCCATCCTTCCCAACACCAAGCTGAATCGGGGCGACATCGTCACCATTGTTGGACGCACGCCCGATGTCGCAGCCGCGACAAAGATGCTTGGCCGGCCGGATCGGGCAACCGATATGGCCGACGTTGCCTTCATCGGCGCTGCTATTGCCATCGGCGCGTTGGTCGGCGCGATCGTTTACAAGATCGGTAGCGTGCCGCTGACGCTATCCACCTCCGGCGGAGCGCTGATCTCGGGCCTGTTCTTCGGCTGGCTGCGGTCGGTGCGGCCGACCTTCGGCCGGATTCCCTCGCCGACTGTCTGGTTCATGAACTCCGTCGGCCTGAACGTTTTCATTGCCATAGTTGGTATCTCATCGGGACCGGGCTTCGTTGCCGGCCTGAAGGCGCTCGGCTTCGGCCTGTTCCTGTGGGGCGTCGTGGCGACGACCGCGCCGCTGATCCTCGCAATGTATGTCGGCAAATACGTGTTCCGCTTCCATGACGCCATCGTGCTTGGATGCTGTTCCGGTGCGCGGACCACGACTGCCTCGCTCGGTATGGTCAACGATCGCGCCAAGAGCCAGATTCCGGGTCTTGGCTATACCGTCACCTACGCGGTCGGAAACACGCTGCTGACGATCTGGGGCATGGTGCTCGTCATGCTGATGACGTAG
- the aspD gene encoding aspartate 4-decarboxylase — MADIMTLKKFEALSPFEIKDELINLAKATSKRTQAAFLNAGRGNPNWVATTPREGFFLLGQFAITESKRVMEHPAGIGGMPQAKGIAARYEAWLAKHSDMPGASFLSDMLPFSVKKFGFEPDAFVHELVDSIIGDNYPVPDRMLVHNEKIVHEYLMWAVCGEPRPAGKFDIYAVEGGTAAMCYLFKSLKANRLLLPGDTIALGTPIFTPYIEMTHLEDYDLKVVQIRAPQENKFQFTDDEIKKLEDPKIKAFFIVNPANPSGMGVSPETIAKLGNLVRTKRPDLMLLTDDVYGTFVHGFRSLLGELPLNTIGVYSYSKYFGCTGWRLGAIAIHEDNIFDKMIAKLPDDAVKALDKRYGPLTLEPRKLKFIDRIVADSRDVALNHTAGLSLPQQVMMSLFSLAEMMDAKKAYQAACMEIVNKRLWALLDGLGLADKLSPNPNYDAYYGLIDFEFWARKNIGDEAVDYLKKHIHPLDLAFRLAEAHGIVLLNGGGFDAPEWSLRVSLANLPDDVYDDIGRGVRSIARGYRDAYEAAKAGSK, encoded by the coding sequence ATGGCCGACATCATGACCCTGAAGAAATTCGAGGCGCTGAGCCCGTTCGAGATCAAGGACGAGCTGATCAATCTCGCCAAGGCGACATCGAAACGGACTCAGGCCGCGTTCCTGAACGCCGGCCGCGGCAATCCGAACTGGGTGGCCACCACACCGCGCGAAGGTTTTTTCCTGCTGGGCCAGTTCGCGATCACCGAAAGCAAGCGGGTCATGGAGCACCCGGCCGGGATTGGCGGCATGCCGCAGGCGAAGGGCATTGCGGCACGCTACGAGGCCTGGCTCGCCAAGCATTCCGACATGCCAGGCGCGAGCTTCCTGTCGGACATGCTGCCCTTTTCCGTCAAGAAATTCGGCTTCGAGCCGGACGCCTTCGTCCACGAACTCGTCGATTCCATCATCGGCGACAACTATCCGGTGCCGGACCGCATGCTGGTGCACAACGAAAAGATCGTGCACGAATATCTGATGTGGGCGGTTTGCGGTGAGCCGCGGCCGGCCGGCAAGTTCGACATCTATGCGGTCGAGGGCGGCACGGCGGCGATGTGCTACCTCTTCAAGTCGCTGAAGGCCAACCGCCTGCTGCTTCCCGGCGACACCATCGCGCTGGGAACGCCGATCTTCACCCCCTACATCGAGATGACGCATCTGGAGGATTACGACCTCAAGGTCGTCCAGATCAGGGCGCCGCAGGAAAACAAATTCCAGTTCACCGACGATGAGATCAAGAAGCTGGAGGACCCGAAGATCAAGGCCTTCTTCATTGTCAATCCCGCCAATCCCTCCGGGATGGGGGTCAGCCCGGAGACCATCGCCAAGCTCGGCAACCTGGTCAGGACCAAGCGACCCGACCTGATGCTGCTCACTGATGACGTCTACGGGACCTTCGTCCATGGCTTCCGCTCCCTGCTGGGCGAGCTCCCGCTCAACACCATCGGTGTCTATTCCTATTCGAAATATTTCGGCTGCACCGGGTGGCGTCTCGGCGCCATCGCCATTCATGAGGACAACATCTTCGACAAGATGATCGCGAAGCTGCCCGACGACGCCGTGAAGGCGCTCGACAAACGCTACGGGCCGCTGACGCTGGAGCCGCGCAAGCTGAAATTCATCGATCGCATCGTTGCCGACAGTCGCGACGTCGCGCTCAATCACACGGCCGGCCTGTCGCTGCCGCAGCAGGTGATGATGAGCCTGTTCTCTCTCGCGGAGATGATGGACGCGAAGAAGGCCTATCAGGCCGCCTGCATGGAGATCGTCAACAAGCGCCTGTGGGCGCTGCTCGACGGCCTCGGGCTTGCCGACAAGCTGTCGCCCAATCCGAACTACGACGCCTATTACGGCCTGATCGATTTCGAGTTCTGGGCGCGGAAGAACATCGGAGACGAAGCCGTCGACTATCTGAAGAAGCACATCCACCCGCTCGATCTCGCGTTCCGCTTGGCGGAAGCCCACGGGATCGTGCTCTTGAACGGCGGCGGCTTCGATGCCCCCGAATGGTCGCTGCGTGTGTCGCTGGCAAACCTTCCGGACGATGTCTACGACGATATCGGACGGGGTGTTCGTAGCATTGCGCGTGGCTATCGGGACGCCTACGAGGCGGCCAAGGCCGGCTCGAAGTAA
- the ppk2 gene encoding polyphosphate kinase 2, translated as MAKDKPAERMKRKDYEKELEKLQVELCHLQDYVRANKLRVIILFEGRDAAGKGGTIKAITEKVSPRVFRVVALPAPSDREKTQLFFQRYMQQFPAGGEIVIFDRSWYNRAGVEYVMGFCTPAEHERFLSLCPQMEKYVIDGGIILIKIWLEVGMDEQERRFRARIDDPVRQWKLSPMDLESYRRWYDYSRARDLMLRKTSTKHAPWYIIRSDDKRRARLNCIAHVLKSIPCKRIKKDKVKLPRRSDKGRYNDQASLRGMNFVAERY; from the coding sequence ATGGCCAAGGACAAGCCTGCCGAGCGGATGAAGCGCAAGGACTACGAGAAGGAATTGGAGAAGCTCCAGGTCGAGCTGTGTCATCTCCAGGACTATGTCCGAGCGAACAAGCTGCGGGTCATCATCCTGTTCGAAGGCCGCGACGCCGCCGGCAAGGGCGGTACGATCAAGGCCATCACCGAAAAAGTCAGCCCGCGCGTGTTCCGCGTGGTTGCATTGCCGGCGCCATCCGACCGAGAGAAGACGCAGCTCTTCTTCCAGCGCTACATGCAGCAGTTTCCCGCCGGCGGCGAGATCGTGATCTTCGACCGGAGCTGGTACAACCGCGCCGGCGTCGAGTATGTGATGGGGTTCTGTACGCCCGCCGAGCACGAGCGCTTTCTCTCGCTCTGTCCGCAGATGGAGAAATACGTCATCGACGGCGGCATCATCCTGATCAAGATCTGGCTGGAAGTGGGGATGGACGAGCAGGAGCGCCGTTTCAGGGCCCGCATCGACGATCCGGTGCGGCAATGGAAGTTGAGCCCGATGGATCTGGAATCCTATCGGCGCTGGTACGACTATTCGCGGGCCCGCGACCTGATGCTCAGGAAGACGAGCACCAAGCACGCGCCATGGTACATCATCCGCTCCGACGACAAACGCCGCGCAAGGCTGAATTGTATCGCACATGTGCTGAAGTCAATTCCCTGCAAGCGCATCAAGAAGGACAAGGTCAAATTGCCGAGGCGCTCGGACAAGGGCCGCTACAATGACCAGGCAAGCTTGCGCGGGATGAATTTCGTCGCTGAACGATATTGA
- a CDS encoding HlyD family secretion protein has product MFELMFCSLLTILPDYLYRRYAQGKRFGKEITFFSIWYELRWGITGCLMLTVSLITMIFYFHPSTTSAALYFRTVPILPEGAGRVAEVKVGFSEPVKQGDVLFTLDSSRQRAAFETAARKVAEVEASMLAAQSDVVRAEAQIQEAKANYQQARDELDTKSDLQRRNPGIVPQRDIEKLQVLVDQRQAGVDAATAVKQSAALQVSTLIPAQKASAEAALAQAQVDLDKTVVRAGVDGRVEQFLVRTGDVVNQLMRPAGVLIPEGAGRGALQAGFGQIEAQVMKEGMLAEATCISKPWVIIPMVVTTVQDYIAAGQFRSGEQLIDPQNIARPGTILVYLEPLYNGGLDGVTAGSSCIVNAYTSNHEEISAKDTGTFRKIALHVVDGVGLVHALLLRIQALLLPIKTLVLSGH; this is encoded by the coding sequence ATGTTTGAGCTCATGTTCTGCTCTCTCCTAACGATCCTGCCCGACTATCTCTACCGCCGCTATGCCCAGGGCAAGCGCTTCGGCAAGGAGATCACCTTCTTCTCAATCTGGTACGAGCTGAGATGGGGCATCACGGGCTGCCTGATGCTGACGGTGTCGCTCATCACAATGATCTTCTACTTCCATCCTTCCACCACGTCGGCCGCGCTCTATTTCCGCACCGTGCCGATCCTGCCCGAAGGGGCGGGGCGGGTGGCCGAGGTCAAGGTTGGTTTCAGCGAACCGGTGAAGCAGGGTGACGTGCTGTTTACGCTCGACAGCTCCAGGCAGCGGGCCGCGTTCGAGACCGCCGCGCGCAAGGTCGCCGAGGTCGAAGCGTCCATGTTGGCGGCGCAATCCGACGTGGTCAGGGCCGAAGCTCAGATCCAGGAGGCCAAAGCCAATTATCAGCAAGCCAGGGATGAGCTCGACACCAAGTCCGACCTTCAGCGCCGCAATCCCGGCATCGTGCCGCAGCGCGACATCGAGAAGCTTCAGGTGCTGGTCGATCAGCGCCAGGCCGGCGTTGACGCGGCGACAGCCGTAAAGCAATCGGCGGCCTTGCAGGTCTCGACGCTCATTCCGGCGCAGAAGGCGAGCGCCGAAGCGGCGTTGGCTCAGGCCCAGGTCGATCTCGACAAAACCGTCGTTCGCGCCGGCGTAGACGGCCGTGTCGAGCAGTTCCTGGTCCGCACCGGCGACGTCGTCAACCAGTTGATGCGGCCGGCCGGCGTGCTGATCCCGGAAGGCGCCGGCCGCGGGGCCCTACAGGCGGGCTTCGGCCAGATCGAGGCGCAGGTGATGAAGGAAGGCATGCTCGCCGAAGCCACCTGCATTTCGAAGCCCTGGGTGATCATCCCGATGGTTGTGACGACGGTGCAGGACTACATCGCGGCCGGACAGTTCCGCTCCGGCGAACAGTTGATCGATCCGCAGAACATCGCGCGGCCCGGCACCATCCTGGTTTATCTCGAGCCGCTCTACAACGGCGGCCTTGACGGCGTGACGGCGGGCAGCAGCTGCATTGTCAACGCCTATACCAGCAATCACGAGGAGATCAGCGCAAAGGACACAGGCACCTTCCGCAAGATCGCGCTGCATGTGGTCGATGGCGTCGGCCTTGTGCACGCGCTGCTGCTACGTATCCAGGCGCTGCTGCTGCCGATCAAGACGCTCGTTCTGAGCGGACATTGA